One window of Microtus pennsylvanicus isolate mMicPen1 chromosome X, mMicPen1.hap1, whole genome shotgun sequence genomic DNA carries:
- the Zcchc13 gene encoding zinc finger CCHC domain-containing protein 13: MSSKSCFKCGRPGHWARDCPKGGTRGRIPRSRGKGPQCSSTSQSDICYRCGETGHYAKDCDLLQDTCYNCGKRGHIAKDCTQPKREREQCCYICSRPGHLARECDRQEEQKCYNCGELGHIQKDCTQIKCYRCGENGHMAVNCSKANEVNCYRCGESGHLARECPIEATA, encoded by the coding sequence ATGAGCAGTAAAAGCTGCTTCAAGTGTGGACGCCCTGGTCACTGGGCCCGGGATTGTCCTAAAGGTGGAACTCGAGGGAGAATACCAAGAAGTCGTGGCAAAGGTCCTCAATGCAGCTCCACCAGCCAGTCCGACATCTGCTATCGCTGTGGCGAGACTGGTCATTACGCCAAGGACTGCGATCTTCTCCAGGACACCTGCTACAACTGCGGGAAAAGAGGTCACATCGCTAAAGACTGTACCCAGCCGAAACGAGAGAGGGAGCAGTGCTGTTACATCTGCAGCCGACCTGGTCATCTGGCTCGTGAGTGCGACCGGCAGGAAGAGCAAAAATGCTACAATTGCGGCGAACTTGGGCACATCCAAAAAGACTGCACCCAAATCAAGTGCTACAGATGTGGTGAGAATGGCCACATGGCGGTGAATTGCAGCAAGGCAAACGAAGTCAACTGCTACCGCTGTGGCGAGTCTGGACATTTAGCCCGGGAATGCCCCATTGAGGCTACCGCTTAG